TTTTGCCGGGCTGAGGCAGAGTCTTTTCGCCCAGAATACTGTTTAAGGTTGAATAATACCCAAAACCAAAAGAACCCAGCAGAATTACTAAACAGCTAAGTATCAGCCACAGCTTTTTACGGCCTTTCAAATTAAATACCTCCTATATGTGCAAGGCATAATATGCAATATCTGAATGCGATGCGTAAATGATTTAAATCAATATTTTGTCAATATATCATTTTATCCACATTTAATTTTTATATACATGCTGAAGTCCCAAATCGCCGGGTTTAAAGTGAATAAAAAAAATTCTAAGTCAAATAATAAAATCATAAACAAAATTAAGCTTTTAAGGAGGATATCTATAATGGGAAATAAATCTGATAAAGATAAGCCTATAGGCAGAGTAAAATGCGTAGTGGATTCCTGCGTCCATAACGGAAACGACAACCACTGTATGGCATCATCCATTGAAATAGAAGCAAATAATCCCAGCAGTGCTGAAATAACAGATTGCGCAACTTTTGAACCAAGAGGAATATCCTGAAAAAGTACTAAAAAATCTTAAAATAAGCTATATTGATAAGCCCGCCTTTTTAGGGGGTTTATTTCTTTTTGACCTGAACGAAATATTTCGAACAGCTTTTTATTACTGTCTATTAAAAAACAAAAAAATAAAAAAAGCCTTATATTCTGAGGCTATTTTGATGATGCTTGAGAATCATTATGCGATGGACTATTCTTTTCTGGAATATCCAGAGACTCACATAAACACTCCTCAATGACTTCTGGTGTCATTAACACTGATTCCTTATTCAATTTTTCACCTTCCTTTATTTTTTATCGTTTTTATTGTACACCCATAATAGTTATATATCAATTAAGATAATGTAAAGTTTTTTATCTGTAAAATTACCAACAAAGCCCTTTGATAAAAAGGGCCGGATGGCAATAAAACATGCACACCTTTATATATAATTATTTATTCCTTACATTTCTTTTTGGTATTTAGCCAGATAATATACATTAGAGAAAATAAAGAACAAATAGACTGCCACAAGAGCAAGTACAACATACATATCAACCTGTATCAGCGCAAAAGCGAGCAATATCCCAGCGTAAACAAATATCATCAAGTCGTAGGTCTTAGCTTTTGCCTTATCACTTATTGTGCGATTCCGCTCGTCTTTTTCTTCAATTTCCATTTGTTTTGCAACTTGCGGATTTTGGAGCGCTACCTTATTTTTAATTGCTATACCTAAATTACCGCCGAAAATACCCGATCCAATACCAACGCAAATGTATGGAAAAGTTTTAAGAATTCCGTCCAAATCGGCTGATAATCTTGTTAAAATCAAGCCTGCCGCAAAAATCACAAAACCGATTACAGCCAGTACGATGTACCTGCCTATTTTATATTGTTTCATTTTCCTTCTCCTCCTCATAAATAAAAATTTCCTCAATGCTCATCCCAAAATATCTGGCAATCTTAAAGGCTAAAATGATTGACGGATTATATCGCCCGTTTTCTAAAGAGCCGATAGTTTGCCGGGAAACCTCCAAGGCAGTTGCAAGCTCCTCTTGTCGTATTCCGCGCTGCTTACGGATTTCTTCCAACCGGTTCTTCATGTTATCACTTCCTCTCGTAAACGGAAAGCATACTTTACATTTATAAGTATACCCTCCAGTCTTTAAAATGTCAAGCGTGCTTTCCGTTTTCTTCTTTAAACTCTTTTAATAAACCTTTTAAATAAAAAAAATCACCTGCATATATAAATTAATATATGCAGGTGATTTAATTGTACATCTTTGATTATTCTCCCCAGCCTTCTGGAAACTCTGCATTGTGCCAGACATTTTGTACGTCGTCATCATCTTCTAATCTATCTATCATTTTCTCAATCTTTTCAGCCATATCATTATCAAGAGCTACCATAGTCTGGGGCACCATTGATATTTCTGCAGATACAAACTCAATGCCGCTGTCTTCCAATGACTGCCTTACATTTGAAAAATCCTCAACAGATGTAGTTATTTCAAATACATCCCCATCAGGTGTAAAGTCTTCGGCACCGGCATCTATTGCCATCATCATCACTTCATCCTCATCAGTGCTGTCGGTCTTTTCAACTATCAATACACCTTTTCTGTCAAACATAAAGGTAACGCAGCCTGTAGCACCTAGAGAGCCGCCGCTTTTTTCAAAGGCATGTCTTATATTGCCTGCAGACCTGTTCTTGTTATCTGTAAGGGCCTCAACTATAACGGCCACGCCTCCCGGACCGTATCCTTCATATGTAATTTCTTCATAATTCACATCGCCTAATTCTCCGGCGCCGCGTTTAATAGATCTGTTTATCGTATCCGACGGCATATTGGCAGCCTTAGCCTTTGCAATTATATCCTTTAAACGAGAATTGGATTCAGGATTGCTTCCGCCTTCTTTTGCTGCAACCAATAGTTCTTTTCCTATTTTAGTGAATATCTTTCCTCTTGCTGCATCCTGTTTGCCTTTTCTTGCCTGTATATTATGCCATTTGGAATGCCCTGACATATGTATATACCTCCTAACTTGAACTTGTGAAAATATACTTTCGTCTTCATTTCTTACGATTTTCATAATAATTTTACTGAAATATTATAGCATATAAATCATAATTTACGATACATTATTTTAAGAGTTCCTTCTATTCCGTTAAGTTATACATGTTTTTTTCATACAGCGAATAATACAGCCTTAAAAAGATAAAATTAAAATTAAATAAAAATTAAGGTGAATGTATGAAAAATCATGGTCAGATAATAAAAATATTAATCATAGGGGCGGTTACAGGTTTTTTTAACGGGCTTTTCGGTTCAGGCGGCGGGACAATAGTTGTACCTGCCATGGTATTTCTTTTATGTGTTGAGGAGCAAAAAGCCCATGCCACTGCCATTTCCATCATATTACCTTTATCAATAATAAGTGCTTTTATGTATTTCAAAAACGGCATGATAGATTGGAAGCTTACTTTGAATGTAGCTTTAGGCAGCATGGTTGGCGGCTATATAGGTGCTAAAATTTTAAATAAATTCTCTGCAAATGCTTTGAGAAAGATATTCGGGATTTCAATGATTTTAGCCGCCATAAGGATGGTGATGTAATTGCTTATTTTTTTAGTCAGCATTTTTTCGGGTATTATAAGCGGTATGGGAATAGGCGGCGGAACTATACTTATCCCAGCACTGATCTTGCTCTTTAATACCAATCAGCACATCGCACAAAGCGTAAATCTGATTGCTTTCATACCAACGGCTATAGTCGCATTGATGACTCATATTAAAAATCACAATGTTGAAATAAGGCTGGCCTTAAAACTTATAATTACAGGAATAATAGGTGCAATAGCCGGGTCATATCTGGCTTCTTTAATTTCGTCCGAACTGCTGCGGAAATTCTTTGCAGGCTTTCTTTTTGCCATGGGGATATATGAAATCTGCTGCAAGAAAAAATAGAACCCAATGAAAGTTCTATTTTTATTTATAGGATTCGTCTGCATCATAATAATTTTCTATTACATCAAGTACAGCTTCACCACAAGAAATTTCAGTTATTACATTCATAGTGTTATTAAGGTTCACGCTTTTAACTCTTATATACATGGTTACAACATCTGAATATTCAACGTTTATTATGTTATTTCCCATGGCTGACATACTGTTTTGAATTTTGCCGTAGAGCGTATAATTAACTATGGCCTTAAGCCTTGAATAAGGTGCCATTCTGCATATTCCCGCTTTATGTATGCCCTTCCTTGCAGCTTGCGAATATGCCCTCACCAATCCCCCTGCTCCTAGGAGTATACCTCCGAAATATCTTGTAACCACCACACAGATATTTGTAAGGCCTTCTTTTTTAATTACTTCAAGTATGGGAAGGCCTGCAGTTCCCTGGGGCTCTCCGTCATCATTAGCCCTTTGAATCTCTACATTTTCTGTAACTATATAGGCATAGCAATTATGAGTGGCATCCTTGCACTTCTCATTTATGCTTCTTATAAAATCTTGAGCTTCTATTTCAGTTAAAACCGGCTTTACGGTGCAAATAAACCTGGATTTCTTTTCTATATATTCATCCTGATCTTCTTTTAGTATTGTAAGATATTCCTTCATTTTTACTCTCTCCGACAGCAAACAAATAGGTATATATATTTTTCTTATTTTAGACAAACAAAAGGAGCAGATTTCTCCACTCCCAAGATGTTATGCCAAAGCTAATTGGGTTATCATCTCTTTATATTTATCGTAGGACAACCTAACTAAAGCTTTATCCTGACTGTAAGATATTCTGTCAAGCGCTTCTTCCAGCGTAAAAAAGCAGCCATCCTGGAATCCATCTTCTTTTGAAACGTTAAAACTGCTGTCCAGGGCCTTCATAATATACCAGGTAATTCTGTTGCATACGGGTTTTTTTCTTGTAAAAGAAAAAAATTCGTAATTAGTCTGCCCTGCCGTTGAAATAATCTCTGCTGAAATTCCTGCTTCTTTTTTAACTCTATCAACAGCAACTTCATTTGACAGGTAACCATTACGAATCACACCCTTTGGTAAGACCCATTCATCTTTTTCATTTTTTAACAAGAATACTTTCTCGCCGTCGAAGACTACGCCTCCGGCGCAATTCCTTATCAGCATGGTAAAAGCCCCCTTTCATTTGTCTTAATAATATAATATATTAATTTTACTATTAATTCAATAGCTTTAAGAAATCATTAAATAATTTACATTTTTTTAATATTATAATACAATAATGTTAAAAATATTCAGCAAATAACTTATTTCTCAATAAAAGAAATTTATGATAAGTATTAAATTGTTTTCCATTGGTTACAAGGTAATCTTAAAAAATACTTGGATATAATATACTTAACGGGGGTGAAATTATGATCACAAAGGAAATGTCAATAACCGATGTAGTTGAAACATACCCCGAGACAGTTGAAGTATTCTTAAAGCATGGAATGCACTGTTTCGGCTGAATGGCTGCAAGGTTTGAAAATCTGGAGCAGGGTGCTCTGGCTCATGGAATTAATGTTGAAAAGTTAATGAAAGATCTTAATGAAGCAGTTAAGCAATAAAAGTGGAACGGGACATATGTCCCGTTTTATTTTATATAATTTCATTTATATTTTTAATGAGCACATTTACCCCTTTTTGTATCTTATCAATATCCGTTGAAGCATAGCTTAATCTGAAATATTCACTATGGAGTTTATCTGTATAGAATATGGAGCCTGGAGATATTATAAGACCGCCTTTTAAACTGTAGGAATACAGTATGTTAGATGAAAGCTCTTTATTCAGCTTTAGCCATAAATGCATTCCGCCTTCAGGTTTAAAATAGCTTAAGATATCTGTATTTTTATCTAATATTTCCGTTATAACCTCATATCTCTCTTTAAATATTGCCCTCATCATATTAATATGGTTTATAAACATATCTTTTCTTATAAAAAGGTCAAAGACTCTTTGCATAAAGCCAGAGCTTGAAATATCGGTAAAATGCTTAACAGCAAGGGTTTTTTCTCTTAACTTTGAAGGTACTATTAAGAATCCCAGCCTTATGCCCGGCATAAATATCTTTGAAAAGCTTTTAATAAAAATACATCTGTCGTAAGTATCCATGGATTTTAAGGTAACAGCTTTTTGCTGGCCGAAATAAAGTTCTGATAAATAATCATCTTCTATTATAAAAAAATCATATTTTTCGGCAAGCTGCAATAAATTCTCCTTTGTTTTAAAATCATAAGAATAACCGGTGGGATTCTGAAAATTACTCATCATATATATAAATTTAGGCTGGGTGATTTTAAGAACTTTTATAAGCTCATCAATATCTATTCCCCTATCACTTATGGGAATATCAATCATATTTGCTCCTCTTGATTTAAAGAGGGCAATGGCACCTGTATAGGTGGGGCGCTCGGTTATAATTATATCTCCGTAATCAATCATAACCCTTGAAATTATGTCTATTCCCTGCTGTGCACCGGATATTATCTGTATATTATCTTCAGTACATCTTATTCCTTCATCATTCATATATTGGGCTATGATCTGCCTTAATGGGGCATATCCTAAGGATTCAGTATATCCAAATGCCTGTCCACCGTCACGGTCTAATACTTCATTTACCACTTCTTTAAACCAGGATGTAGGAAAAATACCCCCATCAGGCGTAGAACTTGAAAAATCAAGGGTTGGGGAAGGTTTAGAGACAATGGCTGACGGATTGATATTGAATTCTGTTCTGTTGTTTTCAATGTTAGAGATAGTTTTGCCCTTGTTGATTACATAAATGCCGCTGCCTTCTCTGCTATAAGCATAGCCGTTTGCTTCCAAAAGCTTGTAGGCATTTATTACAGTGCTGTTGTTTACATTTAAGTGTTGTCCCATCTTTCTTATAGATGGCAGTCTATAATTATCGGTTAAAGCTGAATTTTCAATGAGGCTTTTTAATTTCTTATATAACTGCAAATACATTGCTTCCTTTGAGTTTTTGTCCAAATATATCTGCAGATTGGTATCCATTCTTCTTTCCCCCTGAGTTTGTATATTTAATATATATTGTCACCTTTAATCTAAATTGTCAATAAATCATTTAAAGGTCTTTGTTATATTGACAATATCATCGTTATTGCAGGTAGGACAAGTAAATATGTGCTGACAAATATCCGGAGGCTCGCCATCTGCCAAATCCGTTATTCCGTAGCTTAAATAAGGACTGTAATTATCATAATAATCCTGCACCCTTCCCTCATCCTCCATTTTAGTGCCGCATTTTGAACAGTACCTTTGATAATTATTCAATCCGTTGCACAGTGGGCATAAATGCTCCAAATTTTCATCTTCTTTCTTTATTTTCCTTTAAGCATATAATACCCCAAAATCAATATTCAGAAACAAAATCAGTCATGGGATTTTGGCAAAGTAGATAAAACAAGTTTGGTCGCAACCTCTAAGACATCCTCTGAAAGGTCGGTTATATCATATATCAAATTCAGTATTTTTTTTATCTCATGGGTTTTTGAAAAATTTATATTTGAAAGATTAAATGCAGCTACGGAGTAAAAGTCTGCTGCAGTAGCTAATGCGGTGAGAATGCCTATAACTGGACTGACTTCAACTTCTATTGCAAATCTCAAGGATGGATTCAATCCCAGTCTTATTACCTGATCTCTTATATCATTGACTGCTGTTAAAACAGCAAGAATTCTTCCAAGTTCGCCTGTTATATTTACAATTGCTTCTTCTCCACCCACAGCCGCCGGAAACTCAGCTGCTAATTCCTCTTCGCCTATCAATGCAGGGATGTTCAAATCACGGTCTCCCGCCGGCTGAGGTATATCGTTAGGGCCGTCCATATAGACACCTCCCTCTACATATAGCTATTCATTTTAATAATATTCCGGTGGCAATAAAAAATTACTTAATTTATAAACCGTCAAGTAAATATATAAACGAAAATAAAAAGGCATGCTTAAACATGCCTTTACCATCTTCCTGTTGAGCCTCCGCCGCTTGAGCGTCCTCCTCCAAAGCCGCCAAAACCTCCGCCGGAACGTCCGCCACCGCCGAAGCCTCCGCCTCCTCCACGGAATCTGGAGCTTGCAAGGATATAGAAAATAAGTCTTATAATCCTGAATTTTAAAAACAGACCATCAAAAGCAAAAAATAATATAATTGCTATTATTGCCGGCAGATTTGAAGTCCTGGGACTTGGAACATTTCTTTCTTCAACCTCATAATCCCTAGATAAGGAAACTCCGTATTCTTCTGCCACCCTGCTGCATATTTCATAATACCCCTTTAACAAACCGTTGTCATAATCACCTTCCATAAAATAGGGTATTATTATTTCGTCTGTTATCCTGTGGGAGATAGCATCGGGGATTCTGCCTTCTAAACCATCTCCCACTTCTGTTCTGATAGCTCTGTCCTCAGGGTCCATATTCACTAGGATTAATAATCCGTTATTTAATTTTGCATCCCCAATACCCCATGCTCTGAATAATTCATTAGCATATTCTTCGATGGTTATATCGGCAGGTAGCTTATCCATTGTTACGACTACTATCTGAGCGTTTGTCTTATTATCAAGCTCCTGCCCCATTAAAAATATATTCTGCTCTGTTTCATTGCTCAAAATATTGGCATAATCATTTACATATCCGTATTCGGTAGGCTTCGGAAACGTAAGGGAGCTTTGGGCTTTTGCCGCAAGTGGCAGTATAAATATCAGTATACTTAAGGACAACAATACCCTTTTTATTTTTAACATTTAAATCTTCCCCTTAGAAATTTACTTCAGGAACATTTTGACTCTGAGGTGAAGCTTCAAAATAAGGCAATTCTTTATAACCGAAAATGTTTGCGATTATAACTGTAGGAAATCTTTTAATGCTTGTGTTGTAATCCTGAACAGCCGTATTATAATCCTTTCTTGCAACGGTAATCCTGTTTTCGGTGCCTTCTAACTGAGCCTGCAAATCTCTGAAGTTGGCGTTAGCCTTTAAATCAGGATAGTTTTCAACAACTACCAAAAGCCTTGATAAAGCTGAGTTTAACTCGTCGTTGGCATTCAACGCCTCCTGAGTGCTTGCTGCACCGGCAAGCTTGCTTCTTGCATCAGCAACACTTTGTATAACTTCGCTTTCATGGGCTGCATATCCTTTAACTGTGTTAACAAGATTAGGTATTAAATCTGCCCTTCTCTGAAGCTGTGTTTGTATATTGCTTTGCTGTGTTTTTGCTTCTTCACTTTTACTGACCAATCCATTATATGTTCCTGCTATCCACATTCCCAGGACAGCAATTATTGCGATTATTACTACTATGGGCATAAATTTTGACTTCATTTTTTTACCTCCTCATATACTTATGACCAAAATACTTTATAAAATTTATTTCGTAAATTCCACGTTGAAATCATTATAGCATTCATTTATTAACAGGCTATAAACTGCTGATTAATAATTGATAATTAAGATGTCCATTCTAATATATGAAATTTTCGTGATAAATATCATTATTGGCGGCTGAGAATATTTTCCACGGACTTTTTAACACTGTTCAATATATCTTTTTCATTCATGGTTTTGACAACATAATCTTCCATGACTGTTTTTCCGTTTACTATAACGGTTTTTACATCCTTGCCCGAACCGCTGTATACTATGTTGGCACATACGTCAAATATTGGCACCATATGAGGTTTGTTTAAATCAATCAATACTATGTCAGCCTTCATTCCTACATCCAGTTTGCCTATTTCCTTCTCCAAACCCAACGCTTTTGCGCCGTTTACAGTTGCCATCTCTAATGTTTCGTAAGGAGATAATGCCGTTGCATCACTGGTGGAGAGCTTTTGAAGATAAGAAGCCGTCTGCATTTCCTCTATCATATCAAGATTATTGTTGCTGGAGGCACCGTCAGTCCCTAAAGACACATTTATGCCTAAAGCAAGCATTTTTGATACAGGAGATATACCGCTTGAAAGCTTCATATTGCTCTGAGGGCAATGAGCAGCAGTAACATTGTATTTTTTTAGTATTTCCATATCCTTGTCGCTTATATGAACGCAATGGGCTGCAATTACTTTATTTTCAAATATGCCTGTTTGCTCAAGAAATTCAACAGGTGAGCATCCGTAAGTTTTATTGATGGTTTCAACCTCATCAAGAGTTTCGGCTATATGTATATGCAATCCGCAGTTCATTTCCTTTGCAGCCTTTGCGCTTTGTTCCAATGATTCTCTTGTACATGTATAAGGCGCGTGAGGAGCAAGCATATTAATTATTCTTCCGTCAAAGCTTCCGTTGTTTCTTTTATAAAAAGCTTTGAATCTTTCAATTCGTTGCTGCCAGTCGTCTCCTATAACAGGTGTGCATATGATGCCTCTTATTCCCGATTGACCTACTGCTTTGCAGATATCATCCTCAAAATAATACATATCAAGAAAACATGTTGTTCCGCTCTTTATCATCTCCAATGCCGCCAGTTCGGCGCCAATGTATATATCCTCAGCATCTAGCTTGGCTTCAAAAGGCCAGATTTTTTCATTAAGCCATTTCATGAGGGGCAAGCCTTCACCATAACCCCTTAACAATGTCATTGAGCAATGGGTGTGAGTATTTATAAGCCCGGGGATAGCTGCAGTACCCTCCCCGTCTATGATGTTAAGCTTTTCATCTTTTAAATCTTTATATTCTCCTTCTCCTATTTTGGAAATTTTGTCCTCCTCAATGAGTATATATCCCTTTTTTATTATTTCATTTTCATTTGTCATTTTTATAATGCAGCAATCCTTTATCAATGTCTTCATATTACCAACTCCTCGTATATCATTTTATTTATAGAAAAATTTCCATTAATAATTAATATTATAACAAATATTAAAAGGCTTAGTAGTAATATTAGAAATAATAAAGGCACACAGACGGAACTTATTCATAATATAGAATAGAAGAGTACATATAACCGCTCTCATATTTAGGGGGGAAGTCTATGAACCTTGGAGCACTATTTGCAGATAATAATACAAATAACAATAATACCGGGATTTTTGGTAATAACCGTACTATATGGATTATGTTACTTATAGCTTTAGTGGTTTTCGGATTTGGAAATGGATTAAAGGGAGATGGCGCCTTTGGAGGCGGTGCTCCTTTTGCCTATGAGGAATATGAAGGATACAGAAATGAAAGCAGAAAAGAGAAAAAAAGAAAAAAGAAACACCGCAAACACAGAGATGAAAGAGAATATGAAGAAGCATACCAGAATGATCAGAGTCAGGCACCCTTTATACCGCCTTTTAATCTGGATGACAGTACACCTTTACAGTAACAATAATGAGCAGCATGGGCTGCTCTTTTTGTTTTATATAAAATACATAAGGAAAACTTATTTGAATAACATTATAATATAAGTAGGTTTTTAAGGAGTGTGAAATTATGATTCTTGTAAGTTCCTGTCTATTAGGCTTGGATACAAAATATAACGGCACGTCAAATTGCAATGACCTTTTATTAAAATACAGCCATCTTGAAAAATATATCCCCATATGTCCGGAGCAGTTAGGCGGCCTGCCTACGCCTAGAGAAGCAGCGGAAATAAAAGCCGGGACCGGCGAGGATGTAATAAAAGGTCATGCAAAAGTAATAACTGTAAAAGGCGAAGACTGTACATATTATTTTGTAAAAGGTGCAAAAGAGGTTTTAAAGCTTGCCAAGATGCTGCCCGTTTCAGCTGCTATACTAAAAGAAAAAAGCCCATCCTGCGGTTGCAATGAAATATATGACGGCACCTTCGCCAATTCTTTAATAAGAGGTGCGGGGGTTACTGCCGAGCTATTAAGACAAAACGGAATCAGAGTATACAGCGAAAATGAAGTTACTGATAAACTGCTGCAAAGCCTTCTTTGTCTTTAAAGCTTATTCACTGAATGTATTGGTTTCTGCATCAACAAGAGGTTTTAGCTTGCTTACTGCCTCTTTATAGCGAGGCTCATTTTTTAACGTATCATATCCTTCTCCTTCAAGTATACTTTGTGCCAGAACTTTTTTGATATAGGATAAATCATTTGGATACCCATTTAATTTATCAAAAACTGGGTTATTCGAATAATCATAGCTTAATTCAAGAATGCTTTTTACATGCTCTTCAAAATAATGAAGGGCATTTTCTATATCTCCTTTTAGAGATAAAATTTTGATCATATAATAATACGCGGCACCTTCTTTAACATCAAACAATTTTGTCATCTCAAAATTTATTTTTGCAAGTAAATAGGCCTTATCTATATTCTCCTCTTCATGGGCGTAGGCGCATAGTATATCCAGGGATTGACTTATTCTTGATAAATTGCGCTTTATCATTTCCTGTGTCAATTTGATAGCTTCATCTTTTTTATTACGCAAAGCATATATTGATGCAGAAAGCATGTCTGTATCGATTTTTTCTTTTGGCAAGCGTTCCAATAACTTTTCTGCCTTATCGAGTTCGTCTAAAACGGTATAATAAACTATCAAAATAGTGGTTGCGGTATAGGTATACTTCTGATTTCCGCTGTTTAATACGTCTTCATAAATTTCAGCTGCCTTTTTGTAATACATTTTAATTTTTTCTTTATTACGGTCTTCTTTTAATAGCATAAAACTTTGAAATAAACCGCCGATATTAAATTTTAAAGCAATGCTGTTAGGGTATTCCTGAATAACCTTTTGACAAAATTCCCATCCTGCATTAAACCCTTGAGACTCATAAATATGCAAAGCCTTTTTCCTGAGCTCATTCACTTTTTCTTCTGAAAGTACTTTCTCATAGGAAAGCAATTCATTAACTGATATATTCAGTGCTCTTGCTATGGGTGAAAGCAATGTTATATCGGGATATGTGCTACCAGTCTCCCATTTGCTTACCGCTGGGGTGGATACCCCTACAGCATTTGCAAGCTGCTCCTGAGTCCATCCCTTTTCTTTGCGTTTTTCTATAATTATTTCACCTATATTTAATTCCATATAATCAACTCTCCTGCCGTAGAATAAATAAAAAGCTTAAATCTGTTTTTATTGTAATTGTTTAATAAAATAAAGACAATGGAGGCTTGTTTAACTCATAGGCATTTTTACTTAACCGTTAAG
The Oxobacter pfennigii DNA segment above includes these coding regions:
- a CDS encoding helix-turn-helix domain-containing protein; amino-acid sequence: MELNIGEIIIEKRKEKGWTQEQLANAVGVSTPAVSKWETGSTYPDITLLSPIARALNISVNELLSYEKVLSEEKVNELRKKALHIYESQGFNAGWEFCQKVIQEYPNSIALKFNIGGLFQSFMLLKEDRNKEKIKMYYKKAAEIYEDVLNSGNQKYTYTATTILIVYYTVLDELDKAEKLLERLPKEKIDTDMLSASIYALRNKKDEAIKLTQEMIKRNLSRISQSLDILCAYAHEEENIDKAYLLAKINFEMTKLFDVKEGAAYYYMIKILSLKGDIENALHYFEEHVKSILELSYDYSNNPVFDKLNGYPNDLSYIKKVLAQSILEGEGYDTLKNEPRYKEAVSKLKPLVDAETNTFSE
- a CDS encoding DUF523 domain-containing protein — protein: MILVSSCLLGLDTKYNGTSNCNDLLLKYSHLEKYIPICPEQLGGLPTPREAAEIKAGTGEDVIKGHAKVITVKGEDCTYYFVKGAKEVLKLAKMLPVSAAILKEKSPSCGCNEIYDGTFANSLIRGAGVTAELLRQNGIRVYSENEVTDKLLQSLLCL